A single genomic interval of Peromyscus leucopus breed LL Stock chromosome 7, UCI_PerLeu_2.1, whole genome shotgun sequence harbors:
- the Cep63 gene encoding centrosomal protein of 63 kDa isoform X5, with product MARGRCPSLSIAARLQPGLLLPARGYPGAAPRGLSDCSMCGSVLAGQTTAMNWWPSNLQSCQNKGDLAMEALLEGIQNRGHSGGFLTSCEAELQELMKQIDIMVAHKKSEWEGQTHALETCLDIRDRELKTLRSQLDMKHKEVGVLHQQIEEHEKTKQQMALEYKQELKKLQEELGRLKRSYEKLQKKQLKEFKGTKKSLREDRSEIERLTGKIEEFRQKSLDWEKQRLVYQQQVSSLEAQRKALAEQSEIIQAQLTNRKQKLESVELSSQSEIQHLSSKLERAKDTICSNELEIERLNMRVNDLMGTNMTILQDQRQKEEKLRESEKLLEALQEEQKELKASLQSQENFILEEKRHKEKLQTKLKALDTHHSVESMRPLEDCQVERNYPSPGQGVLDNVLSQLDFSHTSEELLQAEVTRLEGSLESVSTTCKQLSEELMEKYEELKRMEGHNNEYRTEIKKLKEQILQADQTYSSALEGMKMEISQLTRELHQRDITIASAKCSSSDMEKQLKAEMQKAEEKAAEHKEILSQLESLKLENRRLSETVMKLELGLHEAKEISLADLQENYIEALNKLVSENQQLQKDLMDTKSQLEHATHMCKKKDGRIFKPARSRAAEFKNTEFNARCPSLLWDR from the exons ttGCCAAAACAAAGGAGATTTGGCGATGGAGGCTTTGTTGGAAGGAATACAAAATCGGGGGCATAGTGG GGGATTTTTAACATCCTGTGAAGCAGAACTGCAAGAGCTCATGAAACAGATCGATATAATGGTGGCTCATAAGAAATCTGAGTGGGAGGGGCAGACGCACGCCCTGGAGACTTGTTTGGACATCCGTGATCGAGAGCTGAAGACTCTGAGGAGTCAGCTGGACATGAAGCACAAAGAG GTTGGAGTGTTGCATCAGCAGATAGAAGAACATGAAAAAACTAAGCAACAAATGGCCCTGGAGTATAAGCAGGAGTTAAAGAAGCTGCAGGAGGAA TTAggcagactgaagagaagctatGAAAAGCTGCAGAAAAAGCAACTAAAAGAATTTAAAGGAACTAAAAAAAGTCTGCGGGAGGATCGGTCTGAGATTGAAAGGTTAACTGGAAAAATAGAG GAATTCCGACAGAAATCTCTGGACTGGGAGAAGCAGCGGTTGGTCTATCAGCAACAGGTGTCTTCTCTGGAAGCACAGAGGAAGGCTCTCGCTGAACAGTCGGAGATCATCCAG gCTCAGCTTACTAACCGGAAACAGAAATTAGAGTCTGTAGAACTGTCCAGCCAGTCTGAAATCCAGCACCTGAGCAGTAAGCTGGAGCGGGCTAAGGATACCATCTGTTCCAACGAGCTGGAGATAGAGCGCCTTAATATGAGGGTCAACGACCTGATGGGGACCAATATGACTATCCTGCAGGATCAGCGGcaaaaggaggagaaactgagagAGTCTGAAAAATTATTAGAG GCTctgcaggaagaacagaaagagtTGAAGGCAAGTCTTCAATCTCAAGAAAACTTCATCCTTGAGGAAAAAAGGCATAAGGAGAAACTGCAAACAAAATTAAAGGCACTTGACACTCATCACTCAGTAGAAAGCATGAG gccgcTGGAGGATTGTCAGGTGGAAAGGAATTACCCCTCTCCAGGGCAGGGAGTCTTAGACAATGTGCTGTCACAGTTGGACTTCAGCCACACCAGTGAGGAGCTCCTGCAGGCGGAGGTGACTCGTCTTGAAGGCAG TTTGGAATCTGTGAGTACAACATGTAAACAGCTGAGTGAAGAACTAATGGAAAAATATGAAGAACTGAAGAGAATGGAGGGGCATAACAATGAGTACAGGACCGAGATTAAGAAG ttGAAAGAACAGATTCTGCAGGCTGATCAGACCTACAGCTCTGCACTGGAAGGAATGAAGATGGAAATCTCCCAGCTCACTCGGGAGTTACACCAGCGAGACATCACCATTGCTTCTGCTAAGTGTTCTTCCTCAGACATGGAGAAGCAGCTGAAGGCAGAGatgcagaaggcagaagaaaaggcAGCAGAGCATAAG gAGATTCTGAGTCAACTGGAATCACTCAAGTTAGAAAATCGCCGTCTTTCTGAAACAGTGATGAAGCTGGAACTGGGCTTGCATGAG GCAAAAGAGATTTCACTAGCAGACCTTCAGGAGAATTACATTGAGGCATTAAATAAATTAGTGTCTGAAAATCAACAACTCCAGAAAGATCTGATGGACACCAAATCTCAGCTGGAGCATGCTACTCACATGtgtaaaaaaaaagatggcaggaTCTTTAAACCAGCACGCAGCAGAGCAGCCGAGTTCAAGAACACAGAGTTTAA TGCTCGCTGCCCGTCTCTCCTCTGGGATCGATAG